The Oryzias melastigma strain HK-1 linkage group LG6, ASM292280v2, whole genome shotgun sequence genome includes a window with the following:
- the cry1b gene encoding cryptochrome-1b: MVVNTVHWFRKGLRLHDNPALTDSIRGSDTLRCIYILDPWFAGSSNVGINRWRFLLHCLEDLDASLRKLNSRLFVIRGQPTDVFPRLFKEWQITRLSYEYDSEPFGKERDAAIQKLASEAAVEVMVRISHTLYDLDRIIELNSGQPPLTYKRFQALINRMDAVELPAERITSEVMQTCVTPVSENHDDKFGVPSLEELGFETEGLPTAVWPGGETEALLRLERHLERKAWVANFERPRMNANSLLATPTGLSPYLRFGCLSCRLFYFKLTDLYRKVKKNSSPPLSLYGQLLWREFFYTTATNNPCFDKMDGNPMCVQIPWDRNPEALAKWAEGRTGFSWIDAIMTQLRQEGWIHHLARHAVACFLTRGDLWISWEEGVKVFEELLLDADWSVNAGSWMWLSCSSFFQQFFHCYCPVGFGRRTDPNGDYIRRYLPVLRGFPAKYIYDPWNAPEEVQKAAKCIIGVDYPKPMVNHAEASRINIERMKQIYQQLSCYRGLGLLASVPANGGGGTNTSEAPRGSAEDRDEGAPPSEREAATQKRRHEEAPSAGSSRSWKQSKLGSR, translated from the exons ATGGTGGTCAACACCGTCCACTGGTTCCGAAAGGGGCTGCGGCTGCACGACAACCCGGCTCTGACGGACTCCATCCGGGGTTCGGACACCCTGCGCTGCATCTACATTTTGGACCCCTGGTTCGCGGGCTCCTCCAACGTGGGCATCAACAGGTGGAG GTTTCTCTTGCATTGTCTGGAGGACTTGGATGCGAGTCTGCGCAAACTCAACTCCCGCTTGTTCGTCATCAGAGGCCAGCCGACAGACGTCTTCCCGCGGCTTTTTAAG GAATGGCAGATCACCCGTTTGTCCTACGAATACGACTCGGAGCCGTTTGGGAAGGAGCGCGACGCCGCCATCCAGAAACTGGCCAGTGAGGCAGCCGTGGAGGTCATGGTGCGGATCTCGCACACGCTCTACGATCTGGACAG GATCATAGAACTCAACAGTGGGCAGCCTCCTCTCACCTACAAACGCTTCCAGGCTTTGATCAACCGGATGGACGCCGTGGAGCTGCCGGCGGAGCGGATCACCTCAGAAGTCATGCAGACCTGCGTCACGCCCGTCAGTGAGAACCACGATGATAAGTTTGGAGTTCCATCCCTGGAAGAGCTCG GTTTTGAAACAGAAGGCCTCCCCACAGCGGTGTGGCCAGGAGGAGAAACCGAAGCCCTGCTGAGGCTGGAGCGCCACCTGGAGAGGAAG GCATGGGTCGCAAACTTTGAGCGTCCCCGAATGAATGCCAACTCCCTACTGGCCACGCCCACCGGCCTCAGCCCATACCTGCGATTTGGCTGTCTCTCCTGTCGGCTCTTCTACTTCAAACTCACCGACCTGTACAGAAAG GTTAAGAAGAACAGCAGCCCCCCTCTGTCGCTGTACGGGCAGCTCCTGTGGAGGGAGTTCTTCTACACCACCGCCACCAACAACCCCTGCTTCGACAAGATGGATGGAAACCCCATGTGTGTGCAGATCCCCTGGGACCGGAACCCAGAGGCGCTGGCCAAGTGGGCGGAGGGCCGAACGGGTTTCTCCTGGATTGATGCCATCATGACCCAGCTGAGGCAGGAGGGCTGGATCCACCATTTGGCAAGGCATGCGGTGGCGTGTTTCCTCACCAGAGGAGACCTCTGGATCAGCTGGGAAGAAGGCGTGAAG GTCTTTGAGGAGCTGTTGTTAGATGCAGACTGGAGCGTCAACGCCGGCAGCTGGATGTGgctctcctgcagctccttcttCCAGCAGTTCTTCCACTGTTACTGCCCGGTCGGGTTCGGACGGCGAACCGACCCAAATGGAGACTACATACG GCGCTATTTGCCCGTGCTGAGGGGTTTCCCGGCCAAATACATCTACGACCCCTGGAACGCCCCCGAGGAGGTGCAGAAGGCGGCCAAGTGCATCATCGGTGTCGACTACCCCAAACCCATGGTGAACCACGCCGAGGCCAGCCGCATCAACATCGAGAGGATGAAGCAAATCTACCAGCAGCTGTCCTGCTATCGAGGGCTGG GGTTGTTGGCATCGGTTCCTGCCAACGGAGGTGGAGGAACCAACACCAGCGAAGCTCCACGGGGGTCAGCGGAGGACAGGGACGAGGGAGCTCCTCCTTCAG AAAGAGAAGCGGCGACACAGAAGCGCCGACACGAAGAGGCTCCATCAGCCGGCAGCTCCAGGTCCTGGAAGCAAAGCAAGCTGGGCAGCAGATGA
- the zgc:153031 gene encoding dihydrofolate reductase — MENRREEQQKPIRLIAAVCRNNGIGKDGTLPWSLPTEFQYFLNTITRVSRPGNMNLMIWGRLCWFSHPDTVFPLANSLHAVLSTTLTAVPNHAQFLCADFESAVRLAALPPLADIIETIWILGGTKVYEDALKHPWCDLLYLTDVMADFDCDVFFPDFDRELFQVQDEFPDVPGEVQEENGIKFKCQVFKRVTVEEQ, encoded by the exons ATGGAGAACCGGCgggaggagcagcagaagcCTATCCGCCTCATCGCCGCGGTCTGCAGGAACAACGGGATCGGGAAGGACGGGACTCTGCCCTGGAGCTTACC GACAGAATTCCAGTATTTTCTGAACACCATCACCAGAGTGTCCAGACCAG GGAACATGAACCTGATGATCTGGGGCAGGCTGTGCTGGTTCTCCCATCCGGACACCGTCTTCCCGCTGGCCAACTCCCTCCACGCGGTGCTGAGCACAACGCTGAC CGCCGTCCCAAACCACGCCCAGTTCCTGTGTGCGGACTTTGAGAGCGCCGTGCGGCTGGCGGCACTGCCCCCTCTGGCTGACATCATCGAAACCATCTGGATTCTTGGTGGGACGAAGGTTTATGAG GACGCGCTGAAGCATCCGTGGTGCGACCTTCTGTACCTGACAGACGTCATGGCCGACTTCGACTGCGACGTCTTCTTCCCCGACTTTGACAGAGAATTGTTTCAAGTGCAGGACGA gTTTCCTGACGTTCCGGGtgaagttcaggaggagaacgggATCAAGTTCAAGTGCCAAGTTTTTAAGAGAGTGACTGTGGAGGAGCAGTAA
- the mterf2 gene encoding transcription termination factor 2, mitochondrial: MLRLAATSLCLRCRRVPSLGLRTRPCASLSQSENQETVAALYDLSVDIQKVRKLKGWVLYRSPAYAKEVAGLLKDMGASAAVVARILATHPEAVLHDPEQVRSQKEVWMSVCPSQKELVGIIEKFPASFFTSASHWDNQRSNIAFFQHLNLNKRVITKLMAGAPQSFSRPVEQNQEVVCTLQQTYLELGGEEANMKVWLQKLLSQNPFVLLKPPEVLKQNLMFLRGRGFSTAQLLRLLSKLRGFVSELNPDSMRRSLAFSQDAIGCTEAELRDIVLKCPALLYYPESTLAERFGALLGAGISVPQITDSPTVLELTPQIVNYRLRQLEARGYDIRSGGLDVLNGTKKDFEKSFGKLQLRGERPLFNPVAPLRGDD, translated from the coding sequence ATGTTGCGATTAGCTGCAACATCTCTGTGTCTGCGGTGTCGGCGTGTCCCGAGTTTAGGCCTCAGAACCCGCCCGTGTGCCTcgctcagccaatcagagaacCAGGAGACTGTAGCCGCGCTCTATGATCTGTCCGTGGACATCCAGAAGGTCCGGAAGCTGAAGGGATGGGTGCTTTATCGGAGCCCGGCTTATGCTAAGGAGGTCGCTGGGCTGCTGAAGGACATGGGGGCATCAGCGGCGGTTGTGGCCAGAATCTTGGCCACTCACCCTGAGGCCGTTCTGCATGACCCGGAGCAGGTGAGGAGTCAAAAGGAGGTGTGGATGTCTGTGTGTCCCAGCCAGAAGGAGCTGGTTGGGATCATCGAGAAGTTCCCCGCCTCCTTCTTCACCTCCGCCTCCCACTGGGACAACCAGCGGAGTAACATTGCCTTCTTCCAGCATCTCAACCTCAACAAGCGCGTCATCACCAAGCTCATGGCCGGCGCGCCTCAGAGCTTCAGCCGGCCGGTGGAGCAGAACCAGGAGGTGGTCTGCACCCTCCAGCAGACCTACCTGGAGCTCGGGGGGGAGGAGGCCAACATGAAAGTCTGGCTTCAGAAGCTGCTGAGTCAGAACCCGTTTGTTCTCCTCAAGCCACCAGAGGTTCTGAAGCAGAACCTGATGTtcctgagggggcggggcttcagcaCAGCCCAGCTCTTGCGCCTCCTCTCCAAACTGAGAGGCTTCGTCAGCGAGCTGAACCCCGACAGCATGCGCCGCAGCCTGGCCTTCTCGCAGGACGCCATCGGCTGCACCGAGGCAGAGCTGCGGGACATCGTCCTCAAGTGTCCGGCGCTGCTCTACTACCCAGAATCCACTCTGGCTGAGCGCTTCGGAGCCCTGCTGGGCGCCGGGATCAGCGTGCCTCAGATCACAGACTCTCCCACCGTCCTGGAGCTGACGCCGCAGATCGTGAACTATCGCCTCCGTCAGCTGGAGGCCCGCGGTTATGACATCAGGAGCGGCGGTCTGGATGTGCTCAACGGAACCAAGAAGGACTTTGAAAAGAGTTTTGGGAAACTGCAGCTCCGTGGAGAACGGCCGCTCTTTAACCCGGTGGCTCCTTTGAGAGGAGACGACTGA